Below is a genomic region from Medicago truncatula cultivar Jemalong A17 chromosome 3, MtrunA17r5.0-ANR, whole genome shotgun sequence.
ATATGATAGACTCCGCTTACTATGTATTCTTAcgtgttgtttcaaaaaataaaatgtattctTTACGTGGAAGACATTTCAGTCTCATTTGTCTTCCACACCATCATACAAAACAAAATGTTACATTCCAATCTCATTTGTCTTCCACACCATCTTACAAAACAAAATGTTATGTACTTTGTCTTGAGGGATCATAAATCGACTATACATCAATTGACTCTATTGCCCTATTTAATCCTCCTCCTAAACTAATAACCTCCTATGTCGCTTCCATCCATCTTTCCCAACACCGCACCATAAGGAACACATCTTAGCGATGTACAACAAACGATTCTCAGACAAATCAAGAAGACCTCTTCCTCACCATACATAAAATCTTTAATCAATTTTacgtttatttaattttaaaatataaataatttgaaatcaATACATGTATCAAGATATTTTTGAACAAATCtgtccattttttaaaaagaaatacacatagtctttatttttaaatcacggtgctaaattaaaagaataattaattgGATTGGCATGTTTTAAGTTAAACGACTAAACTGTTGTTTCAAAATTGGGCATAATAAGTACATGTTTGATATGATTGTGGTTTACACTTTTACATGAGTgcttataaatataattcattttacgGAAACATAATACCCCAACCTAAGAACGATTAGTCTAGAGGACCGATTCCATCATAAACCTAACTAAAGTCATAACTCATCAATATCATGTATGAACCAACtcgacataaaaaaaaaaattatgataagagaaatcaaatctaaaaccttaaaaaaaaacacattcctAAGTCTTAAACTTACACTATCACACCTACTCTTGAAGTATATATACAACTCACTCTGGGTCATCATCACATAATCAATATAAATGATATACTCcaataaatacaaaaatcatacaaataaaaaaagattatgtgAGATAATTGAGtaacatatttaatttgaaatgtCCCCTACCCACGTCAGCAAAGCAACCCTTCACCATTCTCTCTCAGTCTGAAttctttttcattcattcaGCTATGCTTTTATACGTCCCATCACcaatctctctttctctctctctctcttacaaaattctcatttttttcttcctttttttctttctcactcTCAAAACCCCTAAACGCTCCCTCCTTCACACCAAAACCAGAAAAAGAAACCCTTTCCCCGTGAAACACAAAACCACTCtcattcacaacaacaaaactcTACCATTTCACACCacaagcaacaaaaaaaaccacaaagcttataaattaaatacCCTAATTTAATACACCTTCTACATATTCTCCACCATCATGGATCCATCATCTGAGGGAGCAGGAGCCCCCTCAGAACAACTTCCATCGTCAACAACTTCTCCTCCGATTGTCGTACAACCGGAGGGATCTTCACCAGCACCACCACCAGCACCACCAAGCCGTTACGAATCACAAAAACGTCGAGATTGGAACACTTTCTTACAATACCTACAAAACCACAAGCCACCATTGACACTTGTACGATGCAGTGGAGCACACGTGATcgagtttttaaaatatcttgaTCAATTTGGGAAGACTAAAGTTCATGTATCCGGGTGTCCGTATTTTGGACACCCGAATCCACCTGCTCCCTGCGCCTGTCCTTTAAAACAGGCGTGGGGGAGTTTGGACGCGTTGATCGGAAGACTCAGAGCGGCCTACGAAGAAAACGGAGGCCGTCCTGAGTCTAATCCGTTCGGTGCGAAAGCTGTGAGAATTTACTTGAGGGAAGTAAGGGAAGGACAAGCTAAAGCTAGAGGGATTCCttatgagaagaagaagaggaagagaccTGCAGTGACAGTTGCAGCTGTGAGTAGTAGTGGTGGTGGgaatgatgatggtggtggtggtgacggTGGTGCAGGTGATAACACTGTTGGTGGTAGTAGTGGTGCTACAACTTCTACAACTGAATTTAGTACTGCCACCACTACCACAGTatagtaattttaatttttattatatttattttcctcattttttattttattttatgtttttagttttaattctAAGGAAATTAAATGTGATTAaaggttattattattaagttacatatttattattattattatttatattattatgcctatttttcatcaacaaaatttaggtgtatatatattattattgtttgattCTGTATGTCTCTTAGCTCAATTCTCATGATCATTCTTTGTATCAGATATATCTTGAGCAAGCTGGCATTTAGTAAGATTCTTAATAATTATTCCCTATTAATTTTCTTTAGATGCTATTGgtttttcatttaatatctttgcttctattttgttttggttttgttatgAAGAGGGAGTgaatgttaattattgaattttgaataccTCAATGCACCATGGTGaatctatatatattattatatgatatatatgatatgaatcattattaatattgttattattgttggaaCTTGTTGTAAGAATGAGCTTACTGTCAGAATAAAAAACTCCTAGAGCATTTttcatgttcattttttttaatttcatattctttgtttttcttgctGGTTTTGGGTTTATTGTTAGGGTGGAAGGGTGAGTTcatatacttaattttttttaaattaaaatatattataacacTCTTATCTAAGCATAAGGAGTAAGCTAAAGAattgtttaatttgtatacattaatttttatgagatgtaAACATTCTATTCTCATTATGTAATTAATTAGCAAGCATATCATTACTCCTCTTCTTTCATAGTGACATTTCATATTAATTTTGTCTTCACATAGTGAAGCTCCCTTGGTGTGAACTTTGATGTATATCAATtaatttgttgaaatttgaacaaTGGAAAGTAATATCACAATGATATGTCTTTATCTATGATTGTCATTCTTGCAAAACAGTGTATCTAGACTAGGGTATAATGACCCTTCcataattatgattatgatcataattatttttaaaagataggTAATCATAGTTAATTATTCCCCTTCCTCTCATCTATGTCTTAGTGGTGATGCTGCTAATAAAAGAATGGTAGGAACACAAAACAAGTCAATAGAAGAAGATCTAACTCTTCAAATTCAGCACTATTCATATGGTCCCCAAAGCATTTTCTGAATCTGCTGGCCTCAATCTATAAGCAATGATAAAAACACACGTGCACTAGTTTATCATTTctcaaaactttttattttccacATCTGTTTCAGGTGCCCTTTTCTTACATCTTTGTTCTAAGATGTTGTTTTTGTtctatgattttgttttttgagtttttcaaatttggcttattttcttatttgtctTTGGCTTAGTTaggttttgacatttttcaaactCAACTTAACATTACATATAAACAAATGTTAATGGTTAATTCGTTTAGCCGATTAGATATCAtattataaacctaactattacaTAATATGTCATCATCTCACTCTGATCAATGGACTACAAATTTGAGAAcaagtttaatttatatttaggTTCACGGTGTAAACAGCAAGTCACGATGACCTATcacaattttaacaaaaactacATCTTAAGGTGTTAACAAAATCCTGATATCATCGTGATTTTGTTAAACTCAATGCTGGTATAAATTTACACTTAATTTAACTCTAGTAGTATTCACCACCATTCATTCTCTCTCCTATGATACCTATAATTGACATATCTTTCCGTGACAACAACACCTACTAAAAGATAAGTAGCCTACAAgcatcaaagaaaaataaagtgaTGCCTTGTGATTGCTACTCATATTTTATTTGGGTAATCACCACCTAAGTGTGAAAAGGATTAACAACCAACCGTAGCTCTTATTACATTctatatttttgtattaatcATTTGTATTATTATAACTAGGATACAATTATGTTCTATTTGTTATTATAGCAAAGACCCACCAGTTCCctccaaaacaaaaccaaatttcACAAATTTCAATTGAGAATATTTTTGGACCCATATTTCCACTAAAATCATGCATGATTCATCTATCTACTCATGATAATGTACCGAAATTATTTCTTTGTATTGCTTTCTTGTTTGGTACTTCTTTTTCTGGCattatttttcaacttctctctctataaaagaaatattcatatttaacaAGAACTTTCGCTTTCTGGCCTTTTCTAGATCCACATAATTTCGTATGGGGAACTTTATTTTctcactttattttttgttttttctttattatgtgCGGTGGCCACTTTAACCATTTCGATCACTAGAGAagtcaaaaaggaaaaatatattttatatatccctccaaaaacaaattaatgaaaaataatgattacattcaattacttctatttttttacGTTAATATTCTTGTTTGCATGTCAACGTTGTTGTATATGATGACATAAATACATACATCATATACAACCTTAACATACGAGAATGGATCCTCTTATCTATAACTTTTTGGGTAAAATAAAGTTATCCTCCGTGCAGAACTGTAAAGACTAATTATATTGAGGTACTGACATCTATTTAAGGGATTGACATCtttcaataaatgttatttCACACGCACCAGTCATGAATCAAAACCTGAACCAAATGGTAAAGGGGCTCAAATATCTACCATTTGTGCATCCTCTTAAGTACAATTTACATATGAGAGTTAAATGTGATCTCTCAGCATTCATCAAGAGAGAGAAACGCatgaaaattttgataaaatgaatttgaatgGTGATAGATCATATTTTACCTTTTCATGTGTAACTTGCATGAGCTAATTAATCCCTTTCCTCCTcacgtatctaatttatttattcacaaTTCATATATTCAGAGATCCCACATTTACGTAATAACAATATAGGTAGTTGTTCGAACAAGATCGATCTACCAGTAAAAACGAGTTACATGCGAATTTACATGTAACATTTACCTGCGGAATTTAACAGGGAAACTATCTGCAGGAAATTACCCTAGGATTTTAAAGCACAAAAAAATTACCCACAAAAGTATTAACTGACAATTATATTCTTAGAAAAATCTGCAAGTAATGAATTTTCTACAAAATTtacaccaaaaatatgaagtGTCCATGTTTTACCGtcattaatatattaaattcaaaatccATGTTCCATTTTTTTACCTATTATGTGGCATTCCAGTTTTACCGTCATTAATATATGGTACGACGAAATATGAAGTATCCTAAGTTtggtatttttgtttttaagcctttattattatatttatgtattgAGATACTGTTGCGTGGGACACGGAATTCTGAACAGAAATAAGTGCCAATGAGCAATATCACAAGGTTGATAAGGGGAAGAGAATCCTAGTTAAGTTCTGAGATTTTTCCTCATTTGTCGTCACATAAAATGGGAGTAGCAATTTGTGCATTGGTTATTGCACATTATACTTCATTTATGAGAGGAGTGAAGAGAGAGGTTTTCTGGTGGTGGGTAGGGGTGGGAATAGTTTTTTAGATTTAGGAGGGGACGTGGGGTTGATTTTTTGCCTTATTCTTAATGCACCTGCTTCTTGTGATTCTCCTAGACAAACACCAATTTGAATAGTGTCGTTATTAGCATTATGCTTTGGACAAAGAATATATATGTACTTGAGCTTTAATAGTATTTTAGATTTAAACCAAGACAATTGTGCATTGGTATATAAAAAGCCGATTATGTTCTCTAAACACAACTCATCATATGGTAAAAATTGTAGGAATATCAAATATATGTTGCGGGGTTGAAGTCAcgattctttattttttttatattttatgtgtgTAAATTTCGTCGTTAAGTTGTTCattagaataaagaaaataacgaTTATTGTTGTCACAATGTCATTCTGACATTATTATAGTGACTATCATTCTCTAGTTGTCTCACTCTAATCGCAAACCAGTATACACTTTGAATAACTTTTGGTGTTTTTGTTATCTTCACTTCAACCGCGCCATCCTTTGGATGAATGATGCCTAGGccgatgcaattttttttttttgaaaactcggtatccagCTTAAGAGCAGACTAATCCGAAGGGTCAAATTCCACCGTCCACTTGTAGGGGGCCTATTTAAAGCTAGAGCATAGTTCATTATGAACTTTGTCAATCGAAATTGGCACAAGTGAAAATCAACCATGAGATAAGCATACTCTAAGGTTCCAAGTCAACTGTTAGATCCTCAAATGGGTTATGGTGCAATAATTTATAATTGTAAGTGGTgcctaaagaaaagaaaaaataaattttttttgtttgtgagtCTAAAGTGAAGGTTTTAGTGGTTTTACCCTTGAGTCGACCTTGCTGATACCCTGATCAGCATAATAATTGGGTGCCCCACTTTGAGACTAGCCATCTAATTAAATGTGTTTTGCTGCTTCAttccaacaacaataaaaacatGTTAGTTTTTTCcccatgttttttattttatttaaacggtcttgttaacgagtgtcacgagacactctttaaggatcCTAAATAAATTTGGTGAAAATTTCTCCGTTAAGGATAAAGTGATAAATAGAAGTGCATTTCAGTTACACCATTAAAGTTAAATGTTTAGAAGAGTCTCAACATCTTGAAACAAGACCATAACAAGAGGTATGTATATTAAATGTGCATTTAATccagcctttttttttttgctttcgcaccggtttccgatcCACCAAATACGATCGATTAATCTAGCTCGTGTGTAGAGGCATGCACACTGaccaagcgttgttccccctGAGAATCGAACCCAATATTCTTCGGGTACGTCCTTGAAAGAAACTTCTTGTCACTGGAGTCCAAAAAACTTTGTTATTTTCGCTTCTTTTTACAACCTTGAGAAATTCTAATGTCTAATTATTTGTGGACCAAtacaaaaagtcaaaattacaccCAAGTTCTCCAGCCAGCCGACACTCATAGTCATATCATAAAATTCAGATTATATTTGTACTAATACATTACACAACACCTAAATTGAATACTATAGTACTCCTAAAGTAATTgaaatttgatgaaatttataCATAGCTTTAGCCATAGCAAAAAGGAGGTCCAACCCATCCCACATGCCATTGTCTACAGTCACATAAATAAACGTAGAAAACAGTAACACTGTAGGGTATAGTGACCCAAACATACAACATTTTGAACCATATATTTTACGTCCACATTTTAAACAAAACGGTGCACTTGTTCATACAATTAATAGTAGTAGTACAAAAATGGATGGAGTGTGACTTGTAAATTTGGAAAAGTTTTCTAGCTGAAAAAGGGCCCCTACAATATAGTACTACActaaacttttgaattgtgtaattgatttttttgaaacttGGGAAGAATCATCAATCATTAAAtctcaacatattttttttgcaattggTCAGTGAGATAATGTGGTGGCCTCATTAGATTTTGCTCTTTTTTGCATATTTTGTGACAgtaattttttggatatatcttttGCGTGCAAAACTATGTCTGCATATACTTGGACCCTGCCTTTGTCTCTCTAAGGTTAAGGTTTTTTCCCCTTTCTATGGTCCATTATTTGAATGAGTATGGTATAGAGAAATATTTTGCACGGTGAGAGTGATATTGAgctgaaataaaatatatagtaGTGTATATATAGTGACGTTGAAACCATTAAGGGGACAAAGAAGTGAGAAAGCTTGTAAGGGATCAAGAAATCAGAGGACCAAATCCAATAATTGAAAGTGTGGAAAAAGTGTCCCCTGCTATTAAGAGTGGGGTTAATCGTGTAGATGTAGAGTGGTTTTACTTGAACAATGATactttaaaatgagtgtcacatttgaagaagaaaaaaaaatatcctaaAATAAATGGGATTTcctattttcaatataatattaattatattttcttttgtcaaaaaatgtaagtatccaaattttaattaatattatgtgcaTAACATTCAagtcattatatttttattttttttacaaagtcattatattaaataaatttttccttgtataaaattatcaaattataaaattttattttttcgtcctcattaaaaaaatggaatgtAGCGTACCTATTACCTACTAGAGTttacactctctctctctctctctcttctctcacatTTCTATTAGTATCTCATCCAGTTTTATCACACATTCAACATGTCGTTCTTATCTCTGCTGCACTTATTTTATTCTCGTGTTGCCTCTTCAACAACCAACATTCTTTTCTATAATACAACATCGTTGATTTTACAGTTAATCGATAAAAATCTACCTTTAACTTGAGTGATACTTACATATCAAATAAAACACTTAAGACTTTTCGCCCTTTTAACCACTCATCTTAAAATTCATTATTTACATTTACTTCTATTTCTTTGTCATTTTGTATAGACCCGAAATATTTAAAATGTATAACATGTGGTATGATATGTTATCCAACTTTCACCTCTAAGATAGAAATATTCTGTCTTTTGCTAAAATTGCATTCCATTTGTTATATCTTGTTTCTACTCATGCGGAAGTTATACACTTCTAAGGCTTGTCTCAAAGTCTCTAACTTCTTATTTAATTCCTCCCTCGACTCTCCAACCATGACTACATCTTctcgaaaaaaaaaacatacatcaCAATGCTAACTCTTGGACGTGTTCTGTAAGTACATCCCAAAGTAAAGTAAAATTATAAGAACTTAGAGTTAACTCTAGGTGTAATTCTATTATTATGAAAAAATTGCTGATGATCCTATCGTGTGACCTCACATCAGTCGAAACCCTCTCATATACATATCCaataatccaaaataaaatttgaaataactaaaaccaaaaacttaattaactcactttaatttcatgtattactcaaatttttgaatgttttattTATGAGACACTCGAAATATGAATGTAGGTGGTATTGTTATTGTACTTGTACTGGCTAGAATGTATCATCAGAGAATGACAACTAAATTGATTATTTACAACTATAACGTATGTCACGGGTCGTTATTATTGTAGGACTTTTTAAAGAATCCGATGGttccttcaaagaaaaaaagaatctGATGGTGTCATCCTATAAAATAATTTGCTTATTCGTAcagaaaaaacaaaagggaAGTTGATTTATACGTTTCCTCTCAATCCATTATCCAATTATACTTAATGaaataattctattttattttatcaaagatatgatatatttatttactcAATAAGTTTTTTAAAAGATGCTCTTCAATTATGGAATATGAATGAAGTACTAATACCATTATTAGTTTATGATACAATACTCTGTAATACATATCACCGTTAGTTATCTATATCTTAGTTTGCcgtaaatttttgttgtttttcttgctTTGTCTTATACAACAATCaaattttcctttgttttcctgttaattattttatcaacGATTAAATGCTTCATAGTAGTCAAATTTCAAGCATACCAAGTACTACAATCATTATCTaacatgcataaataaataagtcTTGAATTATAAACAagtcttttttttgtcaactaGCTTAATGACTAAATCTcatattttaaatgtgaagaagtgaGGTGTCTGATGTTCGAACCCGTCCGtacatataatatgtaatattcataccaactgagttaaactcacggggataaacaagtttattttttattattgggTAAATAAATCTcattatatttgatttatttaatattgtaATTTATTTGTACATACTGTAAGAACTATTTAGGTTATAGATCATGTACTTGAGCTAGATCTTATCTAAACTCTTTGTAGTATAACATTGTACATATACGACGTTGCGAATTATGGTTAATGTATataaactaaaaagttaataaggtttttgtccctataaatatatactctctccgtccctatatataagacccttttgccaaaatcacgggaattaagataatagatatttgtattaaagttgtttgtaatcactattgtttttacaattttatcctttaagaaagaatgttagtttatgttttcaacatgttatttattgttgattgaaaaaaaagatgtataataaatatgagcatgtatgtaaagaaataattaatgtagttgaaaataacaaaagagtcttataaaaagggacaaaaaaaattctcaaaagggtcttataattagggacggagggagtaacattttctatttagtcattctaatttttttttaaacacaatAGTCTTCTAAATGTTTTCCATCGGCAAATTAATCATTGttgatatgaacaatacatactgtatgcaaggtccgaggttcaaactccggtaaaaaaaaaaaaaaaaaccgttgCAAATGAGGCACTATATAGAGGGAATAAAACTGAAAGATAATATTTTTAGAATGATCAaaacttatattaaaataaatttttaatccttataaatacacaattttttatttgtagttCTCTATAAAGAGACACATTTGACTTATTTTAAGAGCGATGATTAAACTTACTGATGGAAAATATTTGGAGGATCATTGTTTAACGAAAAATgttgactaaaaataaaaaatggaaaatttatatggactaaaattgAGGAGTTTAAGAATTCTCCTACTAATTGATAATTTATTGAGATTCATGGTAGAATTTCTTGAAATTTAGGAAAATCAATTTATTCTTTCGTCCCGTAATATCTATTGCATTTGACTATTTCACAAACTATgcatattatgaagaaaaaaaatgataaatgaaagagagaaaacaataattttaatcaattgCTCATATTAATTATTGGTGTATtttcattatcataaatgctaAGTAAAGAATTATAACTTAAGGGTGATGCATATAACATTAactatagagtataattgaaaaaagcaATTAAAGCTATATTGGTaactaaaataacaattttttttagagaatattttcttaaatgtgATAAATTTTTTGAGACATGGAGTAAGAAATTTAGGGATAAATTTTTGGGACTTTAACTCCAACATTTGTTGTCGGTCCAAATATTTGGTAGTAGTAAGCAAAGTTAGGTGGAATTTGAGAACCATGTAAATGATATTTGTTGCACTTTGTATTTTACCCTCAAGGAAAATCATAATGGCAATTGCAAATTGCAAGCAGAGTTAAAACGATAGTATAAAGTTTGATTGATCATATAGGTATAAACGATGTATCTATATGTTCATAAATTCTCCTCCTCTAATTTAGATTTAGATACCGAACAATGTTCATGTATTCTCATGTTACGACCAAATGGTGttatcaatgttttaaaatgatCATTAGAATTATAAAATGTTAATCATGTTTATCTATCTATTCGGATATGCTATAAAATGCATGCGTGACATTGCTCACTTAGTTTTAAATGcatctttaatattataaacttaATGAGAGACTAATCCTTACAAAGATTGGTATCTTGGTCCTACTGGGATTACAACAAAGATGGCTCACAAATACTATATGATCATGTTAATATGGGAATATTaaagccaaaaataaaagaaaatgaacaatAGAAGCAAAAAAGTGTGACttaagtaaccaaaaaaatatttttgatttaaggaaaatgttttggGTATATAGTTTAGGTGAGGGGTACCAAACAGAATTTTCGAGATGTAAACAACATAATTGAAAGAAACGAGAATGCTAAGAAATGTTGGAAGTCAGGCTCAATTTAAGCGTATAGTATCTGCAGCttcaaacataaacaaattgtGGCTAGATGTATTGTAATAACAAGCCTTGTTATCATGTAAAATACGTACTTGTAATGTGTATAGGTGAGTTCATGCTGAATCTGCAAATTTTGAAAGTGGGAGTAGACATGGCAACGGGCAGATCGGGGGCGGGTTTAAGCATCCCCGTCCCCGCCCCCGCATCCATGCACCCACCCCCGCCCCCGTCCCCGTCCCCAAACCATATCAAGGGTAAAAATTGGACACCCAATCCCGCCCTCAATGGGGACGGGTCTCTCGGTCCCACCCCATCCGcgaaaactcaattttttataaaatattaaaaaaatacatatttttttcattttttcataacaacaaaaaacaataactatattaataattaaatatctaatagatttttttcaaaagagcaaaataattataataaatatgtttctagagagcaataatatattaaaatgagTTGGTACTTATGGAAAtaagattataaaattttaataaagtaaatttaaaaaatcggATACGAGGCGGGGTGGGTGTAAGCATCCCCTGCCCCCCtactaaaaatttaaatttctcCCACACCCGCACCTGCTTAAATTTGGGGCGGGGACGACCGAGTCTGGCGGGGgcgggttttgttgccatgtctaGGTGGgattgaaaaatttaaagaatattATCAGTCAATTTAACTccttcatcaaaataattttttaagtttgattttatttttgtgcaatattcattattatttttggaatgttaacgtaaaaaaaaaaagtagaagatTTCACAAAACTCATAATTGTATAACCAACCTGATCGTGA
It encodes:
- the LOC11409774 gene encoding protein LIGHT-DEPENDENT SHORT HYPOCOTYLS 6, translating into MDPSSEGAGAPSEQLPSSTTSPPIVVQPEGSSPAPPPAPPSRYESQKRRDWNTFLQYLQNHKPPLTLVRCSGAHVIEFLKYLDQFGKTKVHVSGCPYFGHPNPPAPCACPLKQAWGSLDALIGRLRAAYEENGGRPESNPFGAKAVRIYLREVREGQAKARGIPYEKKKRKRPAVTVAAVSSSGGGNDDGGGGDGGAGDNTVGGSSGATTSTTEFSTATTTTV